One genomic window of Cygnus olor isolate bCygOlo1 chromosome 3, bCygOlo1.pri.v2, whole genome shotgun sequence includes the following:
- the LOC121067288 gene encoding cytochrome P450 1B1 isoform X4: protein MEAACNSMALERLAEALRGPPAPQSCLLLLVCLLAAVHLGKLLLQRRRRRRQGERRGPPGPFPWPLIGNAAQLGSAPHLSFARLAGTYGAVFQLRLGRWPVVVLNGERAIRQALVRQGAAFAGRPAFPSFQLVSGGLSLAFGGYSELWKLHRRAAHATVRAFSTGSPATRRLLERHLLGEARALVALLVRGSAGGAFLDPSRVLLVAVANVMSALCFGRRYSHGDGEFLRLVGRNEQFGRAVGAGSLVDALPWLRRFPSPVRAAYRAFRDLNRDFYAFVRRKFLQHQRSLRPGAAPRDMMDAFIRLQREQPRLQLEHVPATVTDIFGASQDTLSTALQWLLIFLIRYPKVQAKMQEEVDRIVGRDRLPCAEDQPHLPYIMAFLYESMRFSSFVPVTIPHATTTNTFIMGYLIPKDTVVFINQWSVNHDPAKWSNPEDFDPTRFLDENGFINKDLTSSVMIFSLGKRRCIGEELSKMQLFLFTSILVHQCHFTANPNEDPKMDFTYGLTIKPKPFTLNVTLRDSMDLLDKAVQRLQTEKTANESQLSANT, encoded by the exons ATGGAGGCTGCGTGCAACAG CATGGCCCTGGAGAGGCTGGCGGAAGCCCTGcgcggccccccggccccgcagagctgcctgctgctcctcgTCTGCCTGCTGGCCGCGGTGCACCTGGGCAAGCTCCTCCtgcagcggcggcggcggcggcggcagggcgAGCGCCGGGGGCCGCCGGGCCCCTTCCCCTGGCCGCTGATCGGCAACGCGGCGCAGCTGGGCAGCGCCCCGCACCTCTCCTTCGCCCGCCTGGCCGGCACCTACGGCGCCGTCTTCCAGCTGCGCCTGGGCCGCTGGCCCGTGGTGGTGCTGAACGGCGAGCGGGCCATCCGGCAGGCGCTCGTCCGCCAGGGGGCCGCCTTCGCCGGCCGGCCGGccttcccctccttccagcTGGTGTCGGGCGGGCTCAGCCTGGCCTTCGGCGGCTACTCGGAGCTGTGGAAGCTGCACCGGCGGGCGGCGCACGCCACGGTGCGGGCTTTCTCCACCGGCAGCCCCGCCACCCGCCGCCTGCTGGAGCGGCACCTGCTGGGCGAGGCGCGGGCGCTGGTGGCGCTGCTGGTGCGGGGCAGCGCCGGCGGCGCCTTCCTCGACCCGTCgcgggtgctgctggtggccgtGGCCAACGTGATGAGCGCCCTGTGCTTCGGCCGCCGCTACAGCCACGGCGACGGCGAGTTCCTGCGCCTGGTGGGGCGCAACGAGCAGTTCGGGCGCGCCGTGGGCGCCGGCAGCCTGGTGGACGCGCTGCCCTGGCTGCGCCGCTTCCCCAGCCCCGTGCGCGCCGCCTACCGCGCCTTCCGCGACCTCAACCGCGACTTCTACGCCTTCGTCCGCCGAAAGTTCCTCCAGCACCAGCGCAGCCtgcggcccggggccgccccccgcgACATGATGGACGCCTTCATCCGCCTGCAGCGGGAGCAGCCGCGCCTGCAGCTCGAGCACGTCCCCGCCACCGTCACCGACATCTTCGGCGCCAGCCAGGACACGCTCTCCACCGCCCTGCAGTGGctcctcatcttcctcatcAG GTATCCCAAAGTGCAGGCCAAAATGCAAGAAGAAGTGGATCGGATTGTTGGGAGAGACCGCCTGCCGTGTGCTGAAGATCAGCCCCACTTGCCCTACATCATGGCTTTCTTGTACGAGTCCATGCGGTTCAGCAGCTTCGTGCCCGTTACCATCCCGCACGCCACCACGACCAACACCTTCATAATGGGCTACCTCATTCCCAAGGACACCGTGGTATTTATTAATCAGTGGTCAGTGAATCACGACCCAGCAAAGTGGTCCAACCCAGAGGACTTTGACCCAACGAGATTTCTGGATGAGAACGGCTTCATCAACAAAGATCTCACTAGCAGCGTGATGATTTTCTCGCTGGGAAAGCGGCGGTGCATCGGAGAGGAGTTGTCCAAGATGCAGCTGTTTCTCTTTACCTCCATACTGGTGCATCAGTGCCATTTTACTGCTAATCCAAATGAGGATCCTAAAATGGACTTCACTTATGGGTTGACCATTAAACCGAAGCCATTTACTTTGAATGTTACGCTTAGAGATAGTATGGATTTGCTTGATAAGGCTGTCCAGAGACtgcaaacagagaaaacagccaATGAAAGTCAGCTGTCTGCAAACACCTAA
- the LOC121067288 gene encoding cytochrome P450 1B1 isoform X3, with the protein MALERLAEALRGPPAPQSCLLLLVCLLAAVHLGKLLLQRRRRRRQGERRGPPGPFPWPLIGNAAQLGSAPHLSFARLAGTYGAVFQLRLGRWPVVVLNGERAIRQALVRQGAAFAGRPAFPSFQLVSGGLSLAFGGYSELWKLHRRAAHATVRAFSTGSPATRRLLERHLLGEARALVALLVRGSAGGAFLDPSRVLLVAVANVMSALCFGRRYSHGDGEFLRLVGRNEQFGRAVGAGSLVDALPWLRRFPSPVRAAYRAFRDLNRDFYAFVRRKFLQHQRSLRPGAAPRDMMDAFIRLQREQPRLQLEHVPATVTDIFGASQDTLSTALQWLLIFLIRYPKVQAKMQEEVDRIVGRDRLPCAEDQPHLPYIMAFLYESMRFSSFVPVTIPHATTTNTFIMGYLIPKDTVVFINQWSVNHDPAKWSNPEDFDPTRFLDENGFINKDLTSSVMIFSLGKRRCIGEELSKMQLFLFTSILVHQCHFTANPNEDPKMDFTYGLTIKPKPFTLNVTLRDSMDLLDKAVQRPLLHLQQPEAQPVFQQTPAVALLLNDRHASPKALQLLMQRKREA; encoded by the exons ATGGCCCTGGAGAGGCTGGCGGAAGCCCTGcgcggccccccggccccgcagagctgcctgctgctcctcgTCTGCCTGCTGGCCGCGGTGCACCTGGGCAAGCTCCTCCtgcagcggcggcggcggcggcggcagggcgAGCGCCGGGGGCCGCCGGGCCCCTTCCCCTGGCCGCTGATCGGCAACGCGGCGCAGCTGGGCAGCGCCCCGCACCTCTCCTTCGCCCGCCTGGCCGGCACCTACGGCGCCGTCTTCCAGCTGCGCCTGGGCCGCTGGCCCGTGGTGGTGCTGAACGGCGAGCGGGCCATCCGGCAGGCGCTCGTCCGCCAGGGGGCCGCCTTCGCCGGCCGGCCGGccttcccctccttccagcTGGTGTCGGGCGGGCTCAGCCTGGCCTTCGGCGGCTACTCGGAGCTGTGGAAGCTGCACCGGCGGGCGGCGCACGCCACGGTGCGGGCTTTCTCCACCGGCAGCCCCGCCACCCGCCGCCTGCTGGAGCGGCACCTGCTGGGCGAGGCGCGGGCGCTGGTGGCGCTGCTGGTGCGGGGCAGCGCCGGCGGCGCCTTCCTCGACCCGTCgcgggtgctgctggtggccgtGGCCAACGTGATGAGCGCCCTGTGCTTCGGCCGCCGCTACAGCCACGGCGACGGCGAGTTCCTGCGCCTGGTGGGGCGCAACGAGCAGTTCGGGCGCGCCGTGGGCGCCGGCAGCCTGGTGGACGCGCTGCCCTGGCTGCGCCGCTTCCCCAGCCCCGTGCGCGCCGCCTACCGCGCCTTCCGCGACCTCAACCGCGACTTCTACGCCTTCGTCCGCCGAAAGTTCCTCCAGCACCAGCGCAGCCtgcggcccggggccgccccccgcgACATGATGGACGCCTTCATCCGCCTGCAGCGGGAGCAGCCGCGCCTGCAGCTCGAGCACGTCCCCGCCACCGTCACCGACATCTTCGGCGCCAGCCAGGACACGCTCTCCACCGCCCTGCAGTGGctcctcatcttcctcatcAG GTATCCCAAAGTGCAGGCCAAAATGCAAGAAGAAGTGGATCGGATTGTTGGGAGAGACCGCCTGCCGTGTGCTGAAGATCAGCCCCACTTGCCCTACATCATGGCTTTCTTGTACGAGTCCATGCGGTTCAGCAGCTTCGTGCCCGTTACCATCCCGCACGCCACCACGACCAACACCTTCATAATGGGCTACCTCATTCCCAAGGACACCGTGGTATTTATTAATCAGTGGTCAGTGAATCACGACCCAGCAAAGTGGTCCAACCCAGAGGACTTTGACCCAACGAGATTTCTGGATGAGAACGGCTTCATCAACAAAGATCTCACTAGCAGCGTGATGATTTTCTCGCTGGGAAAGCGGCGGTGCATCGGAGAGGAGTTGTCCAAGATGCAGCTGTTTCTCTTTACCTCCATACTGGTGCATCAGTGCCATTTTACTGCTAATCCAAATGAGGATCCTAAAATGGACTTCACTTATGGGTTGACCATTAAACCGAAGCCATTTACTTTGAATGTTACGCTTAGAGATAGTATGGATTTGCTTGATAAGGCTGTCCAGAGA
- the LOC121067288 gene encoding cytochrome P450 1B1 isoform X2 translates to MEAACNSMALERLAEALRGPPAPQSCLLLLVCLLAAVHLGKLLLQRRRRRRQGERRGPPGPFPWPLIGNAAQLGSAPHLSFARLAGTYGAVFQLRLGRWPVVVLNGERAIRQALVRQGAAFAGRPAFPSFQLVSGGLSLAFGGYSELWKLHRRAAHATVRAFSTGSPATRRLLERHLLGEARALVALLVRGSAGGAFLDPSRVLLVAVANVMSALCFGRRYSHGDGEFLRLVGRNEQFGRAVGAGSLVDALPWLRRFPSPVRAAYRAFRDLNRDFYAFVRRKFLQHQRSLRPGAAPRDMMDAFIRLQREQPRLQLEHVPATVTDIFGASQDTLSTALQWLLIFLIRYPKVQAKMQEEVDRIVGRDRLPCAEDQPHLPYIMAFLYESMRFSSFVPVTIPHATTTNTFIMGYLIPKDTVVFINQWSVNHDPAKWSNPEDFDPTRFLDENGFINKDLTSSVMIFSLGKRRCIGEELSKMQLFLFTSILVHQCHFTANPNEDPKMDFTYGLTIKPKPFTLNVTLRDSMDLLDKAVQRPLLHLQQPEAQPVFQQTPAVALLLNDRHASPKNKKQPGPPA, encoded by the exons ATGGAGGCTGCGTGCAACAG CATGGCCCTGGAGAGGCTGGCGGAAGCCCTGcgcggccccccggccccgcagagctgcctgctgctcctcgTCTGCCTGCTGGCCGCGGTGCACCTGGGCAAGCTCCTCCtgcagcggcggcggcggcggcggcagggcgAGCGCCGGGGGCCGCCGGGCCCCTTCCCCTGGCCGCTGATCGGCAACGCGGCGCAGCTGGGCAGCGCCCCGCACCTCTCCTTCGCCCGCCTGGCCGGCACCTACGGCGCCGTCTTCCAGCTGCGCCTGGGCCGCTGGCCCGTGGTGGTGCTGAACGGCGAGCGGGCCATCCGGCAGGCGCTCGTCCGCCAGGGGGCCGCCTTCGCCGGCCGGCCGGccttcccctccttccagcTGGTGTCGGGCGGGCTCAGCCTGGCCTTCGGCGGCTACTCGGAGCTGTGGAAGCTGCACCGGCGGGCGGCGCACGCCACGGTGCGGGCTTTCTCCACCGGCAGCCCCGCCACCCGCCGCCTGCTGGAGCGGCACCTGCTGGGCGAGGCGCGGGCGCTGGTGGCGCTGCTGGTGCGGGGCAGCGCCGGCGGCGCCTTCCTCGACCCGTCgcgggtgctgctggtggccgtGGCCAACGTGATGAGCGCCCTGTGCTTCGGCCGCCGCTACAGCCACGGCGACGGCGAGTTCCTGCGCCTGGTGGGGCGCAACGAGCAGTTCGGGCGCGCCGTGGGCGCCGGCAGCCTGGTGGACGCGCTGCCCTGGCTGCGCCGCTTCCCCAGCCCCGTGCGCGCCGCCTACCGCGCCTTCCGCGACCTCAACCGCGACTTCTACGCCTTCGTCCGCCGAAAGTTCCTCCAGCACCAGCGCAGCCtgcggcccggggccgccccccgcgACATGATGGACGCCTTCATCCGCCTGCAGCGGGAGCAGCCGCGCCTGCAGCTCGAGCACGTCCCCGCCACCGTCACCGACATCTTCGGCGCCAGCCAGGACACGCTCTCCACCGCCCTGCAGTGGctcctcatcttcctcatcAG GTATCCCAAAGTGCAGGCCAAAATGCAAGAAGAAGTGGATCGGATTGTTGGGAGAGACCGCCTGCCGTGTGCTGAAGATCAGCCCCACTTGCCCTACATCATGGCTTTCTTGTACGAGTCCATGCGGTTCAGCAGCTTCGTGCCCGTTACCATCCCGCACGCCACCACGACCAACACCTTCATAATGGGCTACCTCATTCCCAAGGACACCGTGGTATTTATTAATCAGTGGTCAGTGAATCACGACCCAGCAAAGTGGTCCAACCCAGAGGACTTTGACCCAACGAGATTTCTGGATGAGAACGGCTTCATCAACAAAGATCTCACTAGCAGCGTGATGATTTTCTCGCTGGGAAAGCGGCGGTGCATCGGAGAGGAGTTGTCCAAGATGCAGCTGTTTCTCTTTACCTCCATACTGGTGCATCAGTGCCATTTTACTGCTAATCCAAATGAGGATCCTAAAATGGACTTCACTTATGGGTTGACCATTAAACCGAAGCCATTTACTTTGAATGTTACGCTTAGAGATAGTATGGATTTGCTTGATAAGGCTGTCCAGAGA
- the LOC121067288 gene encoding cytochrome P450 1B1 isoform X1 → MEAACNSMALERLAEALRGPPAPQSCLLLLVCLLAAVHLGKLLLQRRRRRRQGERRGPPGPFPWPLIGNAAQLGSAPHLSFARLAGTYGAVFQLRLGRWPVVVLNGERAIRQALVRQGAAFAGRPAFPSFQLVSGGLSLAFGGYSELWKLHRRAAHATVRAFSTGSPATRRLLERHLLGEARALVALLVRGSAGGAFLDPSRVLLVAVANVMSALCFGRRYSHGDGEFLRLVGRNEQFGRAVGAGSLVDALPWLRRFPSPVRAAYRAFRDLNRDFYAFVRRKFLQHQRSLRPGAAPRDMMDAFIRLQREQPRLQLEHVPATVTDIFGASQDTLSTALQWLLIFLIRYPKVQAKMQEEVDRIVGRDRLPCAEDQPHLPYIMAFLYESMRFSSFVPVTIPHATTTNTFIMGYLIPKDTVVFINQWSVNHDPAKWSNPEDFDPTRFLDENGFINKDLTSSVMIFSLGKRRCIGEELSKMQLFLFTSILVHQCHFTANPNEDPKMDFTYGLTIKPKPFTLNVTLRDSMDLLDKAVQRPLLHLQQPEAQPVFQQTPAVALLLNDRHASPKALQLLMQRKREA, encoded by the exons ATGGAGGCTGCGTGCAACAG CATGGCCCTGGAGAGGCTGGCGGAAGCCCTGcgcggccccccggccccgcagagctgcctgctgctcctcgTCTGCCTGCTGGCCGCGGTGCACCTGGGCAAGCTCCTCCtgcagcggcggcggcggcggcggcagggcgAGCGCCGGGGGCCGCCGGGCCCCTTCCCCTGGCCGCTGATCGGCAACGCGGCGCAGCTGGGCAGCGCCCCGCACCTCTCCTTCGCCCGCCTGGCCGGCACCTACGGCGCCGTCTTCCAGCTGCGCCTGGGCCGCTGGCCCGTGGTGGTGCTGAACGGCGAGCGGGCCATCCGGCAGGCGCTCGTCCGCCAGGGGGCCGCCTTCGCCGGCCGGCCGGccttcccctccttccagcTGGTGTCGGGCGGGCTCAGCCTGGCCTTCGGCGGCTACTCGGAGCTGTGGAAGCTGCACCGGCGGGCGGCGCACGCCACGGTGCGGGCTTTCTCCACCGGCAGCCCCGCCACCCGCCGCCTGCTGGAGCGGCACCTGCTGGGCGAGGCGCGGGCGCTGGTGGCGCTGCTGGTGCGGGGCAGCGCCGGCGGCGCCTTCCTCGACCCGTCgcgggtgctgctggtggccgtGGCCAACGTGATGAGCGCCCTGTGCTTCGGCCGCCGCTACAGCCACGGCGACGGCGAGTTCCTGCGCCTGGTGGGGCGCAACGAGCAGTTCGGGCGCGCCGTGGGCGCCGGCAGCCTGGTGGACGCGCTGCCCTGGCTGCGCCGCTTCCCCAGCCCCGTGCGCGCCGCCTACCGCGCCTTCCGCGACCTCAACCGCGACTTCTACGCCTTCGTCCGCCGAAAGTTCCTCCAGCACCAGCGCAGCCtgcggcccggggccgccccccgcgACATGATGGACGCCTTCATCCGCCTGCAGCGGGAGCAGCCGCGCCTGCAGCTCGAGCACGTCCCCGCCACCGTCACCGACATCTTCGGCGCCAGCCAGGACACGCTCTCCACCGCCCTGCAGTGGctcctcatcttcctcatcAG GTATCCCAAAGTGCAGGCCAAAATGCAAGAAGAAGTGGATCGGATTGTTGGGAGAGACCGCCTGCCGTGTGCTGAAGATCAGCCCCACTTGCCCTACATCATGGCTTTCTTGTACGAGTCCATGCGGTTCAGCAGCTTCGTGCCCGTTACCATCCCGCACGCCACCACGACCAACACCTTCATAATGGGCTACCTCATTCCCAAGGACACCGTGGTATTTATTAATCAGTGGTCAGTGAATCACGACCCAGCAAAGTGGTCCAACCCAGAGGACTTTGACCCAACGAGATTTCTGGATGAGAACGGCTTCATCAACAAAGATCTCACTAGCAGCGTGATGATTTTCTCGCTGGGAAAGCGGCGGTGCATCGGAGAGGAGTTGTCCAAGATGCAGCTGTTTCTCTTTACCTCCATACTGGTGCATCAGTGCCATTTTACTGCTAATCCAAATGAGGATCCTAAAATGGACTTCACTTATGGGTTGACCATTAAACCGAAGCCATTTACTTTGAATGTTACGCTTAGAGATAGTATGGATTTGCTTGATAAGGCTGTCCAGAGA